A genomic segment from Tuwongella immobilis encodes:
- a CDS encoding Gfo/Idh/MocA family protein, with protein MALDMTAEQKELGKANFLEVTDGLTRRGFMKSMAAAAGVVPVAAATYFGYESIKGKPVKAALIGCGDEGGVLLGEHNPDYIQFVAACDIRPYNKTRILNGDPKVPLRKGFAKVYGADYAKNIGEKHFYTSWEEMLEKEKDLEAVVIALPLHLHAPVAIACMKAGKHVLCEKLMARTITQCKDMIRTAEDPKVDRILTIGHQRHYSMLYAHAVEVMNSGVLGDVKHIRALWHRNFTWPWSPEAGAPELAAGVQQPQIRDGWYQPVFKMDYDALKDSVKKYGYDDVEQLIRWRLNRATGGGLMAELGSHQLDACSIFLGKVHPIAVTGYGGRLFFGPGKNDRDIDDHIFLTFEFPGKNYANDKNDVVVVSYSSISTNGFEAYGECVMGSRGTLVVEAEQSAMLYMERNPTAKGGGAPRSTNVSVTTQASNKPALESSSTWGPAAPTAAAGSSGGGAATAAAGPISRGYKEEMEDFAYCIRRWNDGMSSDRRITRCPGKVAMADAIIAFTANLAMKRKQRIEFQEGWFDPKNFDSVPEKDGELA; from the coding sequence ATGGCACTAGACATGACGGCGGAACAGAAAGAATTGGGCAAGGCCAACTTTCTGGAAGTGACCGATGGGCTGACACGCCGCGGGTTTATGAAGAGCATGGCAGCGGCCGCGGGCGTTGTCCCGGTCGCGGCGGCCACCTACTTCGGCTACGAAAGCATCAAGGGCAAGCCCGTCAAGGCAGCCCTCATCGGCTGCGGCGACGAAGGTGGGGTGTTGCTCGGCGAACACAACCCCGACTACATCCAATTCGTCGCGGCTTGCGATATTCGACCGTACAACAAGACGCGGATTCTCAACGGCGATCCGAAGGTGCCGCTCCGCAAGGGGTTCGCCAAAGTCTACGGCGCGGATTACGCCAAGAATATCGGCGAAAAGCATTTCTACACCAGTTGGGAAGAAATGCTCGAAAAGGAAAAAGACCTGGAAGCCGTGGTGATCGCGTTGCCGTTGCACCTGCATGCACCCGTTGCGATTGCCTGCATGAAGGCCGGCAAGCATGTGCTTTGCGAAAAGCTGATGGCCCGCACCATCACGCAGTGCAAAGACATGATCCGCACCGCCGAAGATCCGAAGGTCGATCGAATCCTCACCATCGGCCATCAACGGCACTACAGCATGCTCTACGCGCATGCGGTCGAAGTCATGAATTCCGGCGTGTTGGGCGATGTCAAGCACATCCGCGCTTTGTGGCATCGCAACTTCACCTGGCCGTGGTCGCCCGAAGCCGGTGCCCCGGAATTGGCCGCTGGAGTGCAGCAACCACAGATCCGCGATGGCTGGTATCAGCCCGTCTTCAAGATGGACTACGATGCCCTCAAGGACTCCGTCAAGAAGTATGGGTATGACGATGTCGAACAACTGATCCGCTGGCGCCTCAACCGAGCGACGGGTGGTGGTCTGATGGCCGAACTCGGGTCGCACCAATTGGATGCCTGCTCGATCTTCTTGGGCAAGGTGCATCCGATTGCGGTCACTGGCTACGGCGGGCGGCTGTTCTTCGGACCGGGCAAGAACGATCGCGATATCGACGATCATATCTTCCTGACCTTCGAATTCCCGGGCAAGAACTACGCCAACGACAAGAACGACGTGGTGGTTGTCTCGTACAGCTCGATCAGCACCAACGGCTTCGAAGCGTATGGCGAATGCGTCATGGGCTCGCGTGGCACGCTGGTGGTGGAAGCCGAACAAAGTGCGATGCTGTACATGGAACGCAACCCGACTGCCAAGGGGGGCGGCGCACCGCGAAGCACCAATGTCAGCGTGACCACCCAAGCCAGCAACAAGCCCGCCTTGGAATCGAGCAGCACCTGGGGCCCCGCGGCTCCGACTGCGGCGGCGGGTTCCAGCGGTGGCGGAGCAGCGACGGCGGCAGCGGGCCCGATCAGCCGCGGTTACAAGGAAGAAATGGAAGATTTTGCCTATTGCATCCGTCGTTGGAACGACGGCATGAGCAGTGACCGGCGAATCACGCGATGCCCGGGTAAAGTCGCCATGGCCGATGCGATCATCGCATTCACGGCGAATCTGGCCATGAAGCGCAAACAACGCATCGAATTCCAAGAAGGCTGGTTCGATCCGAAGAATTTTGACTCCGTCCCGGAAAAGGATGGCGAACTCGCGTAA
- a CDS encoding DoxX family protein, translating to MLRSTVICLVLLRLAIGWHFFFEGLNKVRSTYTPKPFSSEIYFREAEGPLGEFFRSKIGDPDQLLLARLSLPAGGDKATEKLAQYAPEFIRAEWQAYAKAFESTFKLDAQQKELVQAKLEQGLEDYVRWLKSGKKKVERDFSNAKIDVELTTAERTQEFRDKIAKVREFVDDRNFRLGKNVEKTAIPTAKADVAKARAALQADVDAEFGKFKSGLAAVLKLGAPNVSLKLDEKNPDAELLSIVKITPSKDGSVTVDQFPGKLTALWAGYAADFKSRYQLDEAMIESVDGETSQAKLQLVRKLLDLHPYSGTPLPETVMTKKIDAYAKLVAANQPAAPELTKARSELLDELDSASKKYVDRLESLLKPSHTEAQVKAAEKSSFLEWNDWLVRWSLTIMGACLLIGFMTRISAIGCAGFLFLTYLAVPALPWLPSPPNSEGNYVFVNKNVVEMLALMVIATVPSGRWFGLDGLVVDCLRSTFGGKSKDAAATPAVKAPKKA from the coding sequence ATGCTGCGATCGACGGTGATTTGTTTGGTGCTTCTCCGATTGGCAATCGGGTGGCACTTCTTTTTCGAGGGGCTGAACAAGGTTCGCTCGACGTACACCCCTAAACCTTTCAGCAGCGAGATTTACTTCCGCGAAGCCGAGGGGCCACTGGGGGAATTTTTCCGCTCGAAAATCGGCGATCCCGACCAACTCCTCCTCGCACGATTGTCACTTCCGGCAGGCGGCGACAAAGCCACGGAGAAGCTGGCGCAATACGCCCCGGAATTCATCCGCGCGGAATGGCAAGCCTATGCCAAGGCGTTTGAATCGACGTTCAAGCTCGATGCCCAACAAAAGGAACTCGTCCAAGCGAAATTGGAACAAGGCTTGGAAGACTACGTTCGTTGGCTGAAGAGCGGCAAGAAGAAAGTCGAACGCGACTTCTCCAATGCGAAGATCGATGTCGAACTCACGACCGCCGAACGGACGCAAGAGTTCCGCGATAAGATCGCCAAGGTCCGCGAATTTGTCGATGATCGCAATTTCCGATTGGGCAAGAATGTGGAGAAAACCGCAATCCCGACCGCGAAAGCCGATGTCGCCAAAGCCCGCGCCGCACTGCAAGCGGATGTCGATGCGGAATTCGGGAAATTCAAGAGCGGTTTGGCCGCGGTTCTGAAGCTCGGTGCACCGAATGTGTCGCTGAAGCTGGACGAGAAGAACCCGGACGCCGAGTTGCTGTCCATCGTGAAGATCACGCCCAGCAAAGATGGCTCGGTGACGGTCGATCAATTCCCCGGCAAGTTGACCGCGTTGTGGGCGGGGTATGCCGCGGACTTCAAGAGCCGATACCAGCTTGATGAAGCGATGATTGAATCGGTTGATGGCGAAACGTCGCAAGCCAAGCTGCAATTGGTGCGAAAACTGTTGGACCTGCACCCGTACTCGGGAACTCCGCTGCCCGAAACGGTGATGACCAAGAAGATTGACGCCTATGCCAAACTGGTGGCTGCGAATCAACCCGCCGCCCCGGAATTGACGAAGGCACGATCCGAGTTGCTGGACGAACTCGATTCCGCCTCGAAGAAATATGTTGATCGCTTGGAATCGCTGTTGAAGCCCAGCCATACCGAAGCCCAAGTGAAAGCTGCAGAAAAGTCGAGTTTCTTGGAATGGAACGATTGGCTGGTGCGCTGGAGTCTGACGATCATGGGAGCCTGCCTGTTGATCGGCTTCATGACGCGGATTTCGGCAATTGGTTGCGCGGGCTTCTTGTTCCTGACCTACTTGGCGGTTCCGGCGCTTCCCTGGCTGCCCTCGCCGCCGAACAGCGAAGGCAATTACGTCTTTGTGAACAAGAATGTGGTCGAAATGCTGGCATTGATGGTAATTGCCACCGTGCCCAGCGGCCGCTGGTTTGGGTTGGATGGGTTGGTGGTGGATTGCTTGCGAAGCACCTTCGGCGGCAAGTCGAAAGATGCGGCGGCAACCCCCGCGGTGAAGGCTCCCAAGAAGGCCTGA
- a CDS encoding FAD:protein FMN transferase — MTDRGSRFLPFQNEWNELRAILSGEPTDRAVNCDLLRVSRRAMATQFEVALPVFPNEPGVAAASDALDIIDEIEQELTIYREDSDISAVNRIADRELVPVPDRVFGLLQRCAQLTRLTEGAFDIAAGALIRTWGFQHRQGRIPTVIERRDAMAATGMRFVRLDEPSRGVRFLRPGVMLNFGAIGKGFALDQAAKWLQGQWGIRSGMLHGGSSSILAFGGPPMQNGWWVRIRHPWEPERHLGEIRLTNQALGTSAATYQFFEHQRKRYGHILDPRQGRPAEGMAQVSVVAADAATADAISTALYVLGIDRAVQFCRSHPEIGAILLPDDPGATPIVFNISRHDFLPAGQTSSTA, encoded by the coding sequence ATGACCGATCGTGGCTCGCGATTTCTGCCATTTCAAAACGAATGGAACGAATTGCGCGCGATTCTCTCGGGGGAGCCAACGGATCGGGCAGTGAATTGTGATCTGCTGCGGGTGTCGCGGCGGGCGATGGCGACCCAGTTTGAGGTGGCGTTGCCGGTTTTTCCGAATGAGCCAGGAGTTGCGGCGGCCAGCGATGCCCTTGATATCATCGATGAAATCGAGCAGGAACTGACGATTTACCGCGAGGATAGTGACATTAGCGCGGTGAATCGGATTGCCGACCGGGAGTTGGTGCCGGTTCCGGATCGCGTGTTCGGATTGCTTCAACGCTGTGCCCAGTTGACCCGATTAACCGAAGGTGCCTTTGACATTGCGGCGGGTGCGCTGATTCGCACTTGGGGATTTCAGCACCGGCAGGGGCGAATTCCGACAGTAATCGAGCGTCGGGATGCCATGGCGGCCACGGGAATGCGGTTTGTGCGATTGGATGAACCCAGTCGCGGAGTCCGATTTCTCCGTCCGGGAGTGATGCTCAATTTCGGCGCAATCGGTAAGGGATTCGCGCTGGATCAGGCGGCCAAGTGGTTGCAAGGGCAATGGGGAATTCGGTCAGGAATGTTGCACGGTGGATCAAGCAGCATTCTGGCCTTTGGCGGGCCGCCGATGCAAAATGGTTGGTGGGTCCGCATTCGCCACCCGTGGGAGCCGGAACGGCATCTCGGCGAGATTCGGTTGACGAATCAGGCGTTGGGAACGTCGGCGGCAACGTATCAATTTTTTGAACATCAGCGGAAACGCTACGGGCATATTTTGGATCCGCGACAAGGGCGACCGGCGGAGGGAATGGCGCAAGTTTCGGTGGTAGCAGCGGATGCGGCCACTGCGGATGCAATTTCGACGGCCTTGTATGTGCTCGGCATCGACCGGGCGGTGCAGTTCTGTCGATCGCATCCTGAGATCGGGGCGATCCTCTTACCGGATGATCCGGGGGCGACGCCGATCGTGTTCAATATCTCCCGCCACGATTTCCTGCCGGCGGGGCAAACCTCTTCCACTGCGTGA